DNA sequence from the Alosa alosa isolate M-15738 ecotype Scorff River chromosome 2, AALO_Geno_1.1, whole genome shotgun sequence genome:
tacttttggccatcactgtatgaTAGGTAAATAAAATGGGTTGACAATCTTTGAGTTCAATAAAAGCAAAGACCAATAAAACATAACTGACATTGACATAACTAAGTATCTTTTAAGTACCTGACTCttttcttggtgtgaatgaacAACTGTCATTTCTGATTTATATTTCAGTTGTCAGTAACCTTGATATgacacagaaataaataaaaaaaagattgagCAATGGTGCCAACAGTGAAAAGAATTTCACTTTCAAGACTCCTTAACGTGTGATCTAAATTCAGTAAAGGCGAGGTTTTGGTGAAAGATGAGGATAAGGGTGTTGGAGTTGTGGCGTGTGCTAAGGTGGGGGGAGAAAAGGGCAGGCAGCAGGTGCTTGTTGACACAATAAACATCCACAAGGACAATGCCAAATAGCAAAACAGACATAACATTGAATGCCAAGACGACTACTGCAGCCAGTAAAGAGGTAACACAAAGTGATGAGCCATCTACAGCACAGCCAAGGTATCACTGGGCTGCTCTGAGGCCATTGTATTTTCCCAGCCCTGCAGTCACTGTTTGATGGCACACTTGGTATGTTACACATGTCAAAACACTAAAGACAGGAAGAGATAAAAATGAACTTAAGTGTGGGGCGAAAGTAAGACTCAGAAAGAACACTTAAAGTGGTTTTGATTCACAATATTTCTGTCTTACTACTAGTATCTTAAGTTCTGACCAATTGCTTTCCGTTGTAGAGAAAACTATAGGCTCTGTACTTTACAAAGGAGGTGGGGTGGTACTTACTCCAGAAACATAATTTTATATGACAAAGGGTAAAGGACATGGCAATTTTTTCTCAAAGAGGCCTAGTTCTTTTTTTACCTTAAATTTTTACCTGTGAAACTGCCCGTTAGAGGTGCCAGTGGTCTAAAACCCACATAAAACACCATCCATGCACGCAAGTGTTATTCCTAAAACAGAAAAGGACCAATCAGCCGTGTTTAGTAAACTGTGGAGGGACTGGGCCCACACTGTCACCATGCCCCTGGACACAGGTGACTCGTGCCACCCTTCATATCCTTGTGTACCACGCGACACTGACTATACACAGGGGCACacaaggacacagacacacacacactgcactcgcACAAATTTAGATGTACTCAGGCAtgcgggaacctatttttgaccaggggtgctgaataacacaaataatgcatgtccgacgatttctacCATCCTGGACATGTTtcggattttgactgctaaatacgTCATTTTAGTGCGGTGTGTGGGTgaaaagtcctgggcagccacaaattccaatgttccgcgacaGCACTCCGACTCCACTGCACCCACCCTAACCCaacagaagcgcacttgacatcattagcctatttcaatatagctaaggaaaattacttttctgatcgtcaaaaccacaccagagatgtttggctttaaatatagggtaataatcaggctgcaatgatcttgcaaataattcctgaatagcctaaagtgtgtcgtctccacagcaagtatgtatcctaataatttctatcttagcgactagTGAAATTATTTCACTAGCTATAATTGAttaattttgcaaaactgtacaacacaattaaagtttctttaaGCTTATCTGTGCTTTTTTGAATGTGTAAAccgcatagaatatgtaggcctatatcaaccgtaggcctacacacttgatcacatagctgaaaccacactacggttcttacagtaactgactcacgttcacgttgatctctataactgttcatttttagtagcctatattcgaaccaatccataacccttttttgctatttgctaCCGCACCCTCAGCACCCTCCTTCCAGCGCCCTTGGATGTCCTTGTCACCATGTGCTTTTGAAACCAAGCCATCCATTTCTTCCCCACAAAGGCGGTAAacatgatcttttttttagCCTACATTCAAGGGAAATGAAATCAAGTTTGTCAAAATAGTACTTCTCAGTTTCCTCTTTATGCAAAATTCACATACAGTTTGTAAAGAATGATATCTTTAACAATCACAACAACCATAAAAACAATTACAAAAATACCTAatacatttttgtcattttgtcaagaatttcacaaaatattcagaaatcGTCAGAATAACAAACTGCAAGTGTTCTCATCAATTTACAATTTAAGACTTTCATACCAACACTCTCTTCCAAATTGTGTTTGTCTTCTCCAAAAAAACTAGGCCAAATTGAATGGAAATCCTGGCTTTAGACACACAGTATGTTTGTCACTTTGTGAGAGAATGAATccagacaaaaaagaaaatgatcCAAATAAAGCACAAAAGCAGCAATTAATCATGTCCATCCAAATGAATATTGCTCCAGGGTCTGCAGTTACTATGATGCTAATCCAATGAACATTTCAAGGAAATATTCCAAGAAAGAATTTGATAGCACATTTCCAACGGTTACTGCAGTGTCCTCTGGTTAGGGCGATGCAACAGATTGAAACACATCTCTCACTGTTGCCTTTATATGACTTGGGAAAATACAAgctaaaacacaacaaacagcCAGGGAGCTTGATTATTGGTGGCCATTTcacataaaatattttaaatgtcaacagagagaaaacaagtgACTAGAATCTGGGCCTGGTTAAAGATGAGAGAAAGTGGGGTCTGTTTATTAGTTTCAACAGCTAACATGCAGCTTGTTTCCTCCACAAACAAGAGAGAAGCATCAAACCTTGAGACCTGAAGATCAATCCAAGTAATCTCTAGTGGACATCCTGAGAGCTTCAGAGAACTGAGGTTTGGAGCCTTAATAAACATCTTAAATCACAACTAGCATTACTTTTAAATAGACCTACTGCACTATACTGCATTATGCTCTCAAATTCACTCTGTGGAGATACTCTCCCAACAGTATTTGATGGCACACTACCCTCTGGTGGACGACttgtttaaagcaacaccagtACGCAacaatttattattttatacgACAACTTTATTTTTTAATAGACAACTGCTTTGCTATCATCTTTAAATTAATTTTGCTTAATTTTGATTTATGTGAAGGACAGATAAATGTATGAGTCATCCCCAGTTGCTATCACCTGGTGAATGACCTTGTAAAAACATGTCTATTTCAGTAAGGCAATACGGTCTAAACATTTGTGCTGTATTTTGAGTAATAATGGTTATGAAAAATTCTCTTGACGGATGGATTCTTGACTGTGAACAGACTTAAGCTGCACAAGAAGTAATCTGTGAAGTCTATAAAACATACaaatgagaaaaaaaggagaTAACAGGAACAAATTCTGTTAAAACTTGAACAGAAGTAATAGGCCTAAGTAAAAAAAGATCTACTTACTAGCATATGTATTCTCACATTTCAACTGATCTCCCTATTTGCACTGTAAACTTAAATTATCTAATTGAATCTTTAATctcattttaaaaatgaaatgaaaaacatcTATTAGATTAGATAGACAGCCCATTCTGGACAGCTGAGGCTCTAAGGAAATTAGGCCTTTTCTATTGTCTTTGGACTCTTGAAGAACTGGTGACAACAATGCCttcaaatgaaataaacaaatgaTTTTTTGTATCCACACAAAACATCACACttacaacaacaaaacattgtAGGTAAGACATACCagaatttaaaattaaaaacatattcattaaggggataaaataaaaaaataaaacgacTAGTAAGTATAAAGAAATGTGCTTTCCAATGATTCATGTGATCAATCCAGTTGAAAAAAGGTGGCATAGTGCTGCATCTTTTCCCAGTCTCCCTGGCATATGTGAAATCTCTGTAGACTATTTGTGTCTCTTCACAGCAATACATACGTGTGCATGTCGAATAGTGCGCCCATGCAGGGTGTAGCCATTTTGCTTCACCACTGTGATGGTGCCAGGCTCTACCCCCTCAGCTGACATGTGACACACTATCTCATGCTGGTACGGATCATATGTGCCTCCCACTGGATTCATTTTCTCCAGCCCATGTTTAGTAAAGACCTCCTGCAATCTCTCCTGCACCTGTTTCAACCCCTGTGAGTGTCTTTTGACCTCTGATTCTTCTGTCAATGCAGCCGTCTGTTTGTCGAGGAGGTCTGCTATTTCCACCAAGTCACGGCAAAAGCTCTGAATCCCTGAAATAAACATGGTAGCATGCCAATGAGAAACAATAGCACAGTAGCCTGTAATATATGGTTGGTAGGTCTCCACTCATACAAAGctaaaatgttttgattttttaCACTAATACACTTCATTCAGCATTTGTTTCTCCGAACAAACTTATGGTGCAGGCATAAGAAAGTGTAACTAACCAAAAAGTTTTGCATCCTCAACAAACTTCTGAGTTCTTCTGCGTACATTTTCAGAATCTGCCTGGCCACGTTTAAATCTTTCCTGTAACAGTGGGATGTCAAGTGTTGGTTGGTGCACAGATGCTGTCCACAGCTCATGCCAAAACTTATTCATGAAAACTCACATTATGAAAACTTGCAGGGTCTTAGACAGCATACAAAAGCCACATAGGCTACTCTCCTGGTGTGTCAGGCCCTACCGTGAGGTCCCGAACTTGTTCTTCTAGTTTGCTCGCCCTCATCTCCACAGTTCTGACATGGGTGACAGAATGGCTCTCATCTTCATTAGTATCATCACCATGGAAGTTATCCCCTGCATTATGCTGCTCGGCTGCAGTGTTAAGGAGACAAGCTGAGAACCTGTGACAAAAAGAGAAGGTTTTTAAgaactgtagcctaggccctatacagtatatatagccTGACCAGCTAATGCTGTTGGAGCAGGCCTTCGCTTCCCATAGAACTAGGCCCTACTTTCCTCGCATAATCAGCGTGGTACGTCCCCAAGTGGTAGGAAAACAGTTGAATTTCACCATGAAGTTCTGTGACTAGCCAGGACGCTGATTGCTACCAATCTGACTCAAGACAGCAAGTTACGCCACGTTTCGGCTATGCTGCTGCGACTTGGTAAAACTAATGCACTGTCGGTTTAAGGAACCTGAGGAATGTAACTAgcttaacattttaaacggccGAAAGTGTCACAGAAATGAATAAGAGAACACCATCATTAAAGAACGAAAGTAATATTGGCTGTCACATAGCCTAGTTAGTTGCCAGCTTCATGGTTTACTCTATACTATAGTTACCGGCAAAAAGgaaatagttctgaaatattaACACTGTCCATAGCCTTAACAACGTCATATGAAACATGTTCTTATACACGTTTAAAACACATTAGCCTACCTGTTATTGTTCAGTATAAATGGATGCAACCTTAAAGAACCGCAAAGACATTTACTCGTGAATAACAGACTACGTATGGCCAATGCCATCTCTGTTCAGCGCCTCCATCAACAACTCCAACATTGTCACGCTCCCTCACGCTGTGTAGCCTAGTTTGAGGCTAGAGGGCGCTGAAGCTTCCGCATAGCCTAAAGTTCTCTGATGAATTCAAAGCGGCCCTATTAACACATGCACTATTTCTACAAGTGCACAGCTCTCCACAGCAGAAGACAAATATCAAGTTGCAGTAGTTTACATAGTGTATTGGGATTAATAAGAAGTGTGTCACACTTCATTGGGACTTTGGTGTACCCAGTCAAGGCCTTCTTGCCATATTTACTTGTTCTTTTTTCACCCCAATGGGCCCATGAAAAGTAAGACTATCCTACCATCTCCTTTGTTTGACTACCCAGAAATCAGCATCTTGTGACAGGAGGTAAGCAACCTTGTTATCAATGATAAGAACTTTTCTGCCTGACAGAGAAAGCAATTCAGGAGATTCTCCAAATCCAAGTAGGTAACTACATTTACAGGATTTATcagataataataaaatatatttgacatTAAGTGGCATATTTGTTTCTCTGTTTCTATAATTgtagtttaagttttaaaggaTACCTTACTGCAGCATACGTGCAACATTGTTTTACACACAGTCATCTAACCAATCAACAGCCACCATCCCCAAATGGCTAAggccagtggcgcaaaaagtgggtctgcgctatatgcggcgcataggggcgcaaaagaaatgataaaaatattaaaataatatatttggtattttctatatgtagctgctgctgtccatttctaaatcatttcaacattttctcaatgttctataacattttagaggacaacaggctagagtaggcacCCTATCTCCAGATTCCAttatagaattttgacatagaagaggcagtgggggcgccgtgaacgctgggcgagcagataggcctacgagtgagttgccgtctatggaaaaagatggatacagcaaaaaaaagctgttgacgacaaaaaatagaaaaagaaatagggaaaaggagatggcatgtcaagggatgcaacagcagttaaataagtggacggtgaaagacaacaggtaggatttaaagtgatgacgtctgtacttggaggcttgcaaatatgaatgttaacagactaactagcgtttgttaagcataatgccgattga
Encoded proteins:
- the grpel2 gene encoding grpE protein homolog 2, mitochondrial, translated to MALAIRSLLFTSKCLCGSLRLHPFILNNNRFSACLLNTAAEQHNAGDNFHGDDTNEDESHSVTHVRTVEMRASKLEEQVRDLTERFKRGQADSENVRRRTQKFVEDAKLFGIQSFCRDLVEIADLLDKQTAALTEESEVKRHSQGLKQVQERLQEVFTKHGLEKMNPVGGTYDPYQHEIVCHMSAEGVEPGTITVVKQNGYTLHGRTIRHAHVCIAVKRHK